Proteins from a single region of Lates calcarifer isolate ASB-BC8 linkage group LG19, TLL_Latcal_v3, whole genome shotgun sequence:
- the LOC108875087 gene encoding zinc finger protein 770 — MHQCPICPKSFPSPYKLQRHHVIHTGQKPFTCKICGKAFTQSEHLKTHLEKVHHSRLPRGSLLDGILTNNQQPNCVEQVAGVSNHGSGDYSMMPSAVASSVASQPGRKRGAVTCKSFLPLSETGNTPKNMPHMNDGRATQSNISYDMDPVHQDEVDSANVDKSVRTSHNGYTCKVCLKTFSSSLQLWIHLPTHNKPKPFKKGQTFSKMAHSKVHLQSQELSCSSKMAQKHQCPKCLKTFCSPSKLQRHFLIHTGQKPYSCTICRKAFRQKAHLKSHLSKSHKCSLSSVNARKRQRLCNDSQPPVLQPQSSLQRSTSHNTPVKSSVELELQCKISLNTVQDLNKTEIKLDAVVKPEQPLNTTSRCEGVCSKSGEQEPQYLTKKDVKPFQCMFCTRSFWLEINLIRHHRIHRNQKQLGSAIPVQNSNNVKMCDSEAIKHLPEPSHTDPTDMNISVNPEKWGENCSDSFPQEPALIASAGQHRESRHATSKPQRISTLHQCHTCSKCFPSRSKLRRHVMTHTGQRPFGCEICGKRFRQKTHLRVHSRIHLWSRYQKQRSLYINRPPSRIGGFNTRTAPDLLIQKMLVDKEDVETLVGSDVMSVKQLDQTPSLVTVQNKARQESENKLLPRTSKKNEVLHSKVSEVNVKRTYAAKSTQNPGNIRHKCSQCLKCFPSASKLQRHEMIHTDLKPFQCPMCGKAFRQAPHLKTHEKRHCKRKPSKPVNQQVNIRNLKTNSQQQLYPRITVRIPPQKKFVNTNTTHSVFDGAVSEGESALLCTRREIPVSKVSRLFKTNTKSNTCRKKTLNMCRICGKNFASPCKLSRHLVTHSGIRPFECILCSKTFTQRGHLKVHEHRCRQG; from the coding sequence ATGCATCAGTGCCCCATTTGTCCGAAGTCTTTCCCATCGCCGTATAAACTTCAGAGACATCATGTTATCCATACAGGCCAGAAACCCTTCACCTGTAAAATCTGTGGAAAAGCCTTCACGCAGTCTgagcatttaaaaacacacttggAGAAAGTCCACCACTCACGGCTTCCAAGGGGCAGTCTGCTGGATGGCATTTTAACAAATAACCAACAACCAAACTGTGTTGAACAAGTTGCAGGGGTGAGCAATCATGGCAGTGGGGATTATTCTATGATGCCATCAGCTGTGGCTTCCTCTGTGGCTTCCCAACCAGGACGTAAAAGGGGAGCTGTAACATGCAaatcttttcttcctttgtctGAGACTGGAAATACCCCAAAAAATATGCCACATATGAATGATGGCCGGGCGACCCAGAGCAATATCTCATATGATATGGATCCAGTACACCAAGATGAAGTTGATTCTGCAAATGTGGACAAATCTGTACGTACTTCCCACAATGGATACACCTGCAAAGTCTGTTTGAAGACATTCAGTTCATCTCTTCAGCTTTGGATTCACTTACCAACTCACAACAAACCAAAACCATTTAAGAAGGGCCAAACTTTTTCTAAGATGGCCCATTCAAAGGTGCATTTGCAGTCACAAGAATTGAGCTGCAGTAGCAAAATGGCTCAGAAACACCAGTGTCCTAAATGCCTTAAAACCTTTTGTTCACCATCCAAATTACAACGACATTTTCTTATTCATACGGGTCAGAAACCGTACTCATGTACAATCTGCAGGAAAGCCTTTAGACAAAAGGCTCACTTGAAATCTCATTTAAGCAAATCACATAAATGTTCCCTTTCTTCAGTCAATGcaaggaaaagacagaggctTTGTAATGACAGTCAACCTCCAGTTCTGCAGCCTCAGTCATCACTTCAACGATCCACCAGTCATAACACTCCTGTGAAATCATCAGTGGAACTTGAGCTGCAGTGTAAAATTAGTTTAAATACTGTGCAGGACTTGAACAAGACTGAAATCAAGTTGGATGCAGTCGTAAAACCAGAACAACCATTAAATACTACCAGTCGGTGTGAGGGTGTTTGCTCTAAGTCAGGCGAACAAGAGCCACAATACTtgacaaaaaaagatgtgaagCCATTTCAGTGTATGTTCTGCACCAGGTCATTTTGGTTGGAAATTAATTTGATACGTCATCATAGAATTCATAGGAACCAAAAACAATTGGGAAGTGCTATTCCTGTGCAAAACAGtaataatgtgaaaatgtgcGATTCTGaagcaataaaacatttacCTGAACCTAGTCATACAGACCCCACTGACATGAACATCAGTGTTAATCCAGAAAAATGGGGTGAAAATTGCAGTGACTCTTTTCCTCAGGAGCCTGCATTAATTGCATCAGCAGGACAGCATAGGGAAAGCCGCCATGCCACCAGCAAGCCTCAGCGAATTAGTACTTTACATCAGTGCCATACATgttcaaaatgttttccatcTAGATCAAAACTTCGGAGGCATGTGATGACTCATACTGGACAAAGGCCCTTTGGCTGTGAGATTTGTGGTAAGAGATTTCGGCAAAAAACTCACTTGAGGGTCCATTCTCGCATTCACCTATGGTCCAGATATCAGAAACAGAGATCGCTGTACATCAATCGGCCGCCTTCGCGCATAGGTGGGTTTAACACAAGGACTGCACCAGACCTCCTGATCCAAAAAATGTTAGTAGATAAAGAGGATGTTGAGACACTCGTTGGTAGTGATGTAATGTCTGTGAAACAACTGGATCAGACCCCTTCCTTAGTAACAGTTCAGAATAAAGCCAGGCAAGAATCTGAGAACAAATTGTTGCCACGTACCTCCAAGAAAAATGAAGTTTTGCACTCAAAGGTTTCTGAAGTGAATGTGAAAAGGACATATGCTGCTAAATCAACACAAAATCCAGGCAACATACGCCACAAATGCTCccagtgtttaaagtgttttccAAGTGCCTCCAAATTACAAAGGCATGAGATGATACACACAGACTTGAAACCATTTCAGTGTCCTATGTGTGGGAAAGCTTTTAGACAAGCCCCACATCTGAAAACCCATGAAAAGAGACACTGCAAGAGGAAACCATCCAAACCAGTCAATCAACAGGTGAACATCAGAAACCTGAAAACAAATAGTCAACAGCAGCTTTACCCAAGGATCACTGTTCGTATCCCACCACAGAAAAAGtttgtgaacacaaacactacGCATTCAGTCTTTGATGGTGCTGTAAGTGAAGGAGAAAGTGCACTGCTCTGTACCAGGCGTGAAATACCTGTCTCAAAAGTGAGCCGTCTTTTTAAGACAAACACTAAAAGTAATACTTGTAGAAAAAAGACACTTAACATGTGCAGAATATGCGGTAAGAACTTTGCTTCTCCATGCAAGCTCTCAAGGCACTTGGTCACTCACTCTGGGATAAGGCCATTTGAATGCATTTTGTGCAGCAAAACTTTCACACAGCGTGGTCATCTAAAAGTTCATGAGCACAGATGCAGACAGGGATAA